A portion of the Chondrinema litorale genome contains these proteins:
- a CDS encoding SpoVR family protein, with protein MSKIESYKKLFCAKNWNYDTLAAADEVTSQIGRDKFNLTIYPNQIEIVTAEQMIDAYSLIGLPTSYPHWKFGKDFVFNQNNYSKGRQGLSYEMVINSNPCISYNMENNTTCMMVLVIAHACQGHNAFFKNNYMFKDWTSADSIIDYMVFARKFVLKCEEDHSPEEVEAVLDACHALMNHGIDKYHKPPKLSPIEEQERLKRLTNIKRENYNELWKTLPIDLVMPSQKRRKSDHNFPDEPEENLLYFIEKNAPTLPTWKRELVRIVRKVAQYFYPQGMTKVMNEGFATFMHYHIINEMYEQGYLNDGFMLEFLHSHSSVIFQPEYNSKFFSGLNPYTLGFNIFMDIKRICQDPTSEDKEWFPNLIGKNWLDEVHYAMENFRDDSFVLQYLSPKVIRDMRLFTIADFENEDEYEIEAIHNEKGYRRIREYLSEQYKRAQFVPDIQVVKVDRYSNRKLHLLHQITNDKRLNPKDAESTLDYVRYLWEFPVELISRNKLGINEEVYQSE; from the coding sequence ATGTCGAAAATTGAAAGCTATAAAAAATTATTCTGTGCAAAGAACTGGAATTACGACACGCTCGCAGCAGCCGATGAAGTAACTTCTCAGATAGGCAGAGACAAATTCAATTTAACTATATACCCAAACCAAATTGAAATTGTTACTGCTGAGCAAATGATTGATGCTTACTCATTAATCGGTCTGCCAACCTCCTACCCTCACTGGAAATTTGGGAAAGATTTTGTTTTTAACCAGAATAACTATTCTAAAGGTAGACAAGGTTTATCTTATGAGATGGTGATAAACTCAAACCCATGTATAAGCTATAACATGGAGAACAACACCACTTGTATGATGGTATTGGTTATTGCTCATGCTTGCCAAGGCCACAATGCTTTCTTTAAGAATAACTATATGTTCAAAGACTGGACATCAGCAGATTCTATAATTGATTATATGGTATTTGCGAGAAAGTTTGTGCTTAAATGTGAAGAAGACCATAGTCCAGAAGAGGTTGAAGCAGTGTTAGATGCATGCCATGCATTAATGAATCATGGCATAGACAAATACCATAAACCGCCTAAGCTTTCGCCTATAGAAGAACAAGAAAGATTAAAAAGACTTACCAATATTAAAAGAGAGAATTACAATGAACTATGGAAAACACTTCCAATAGACTTAGTAATGCCATCTCAAAAAAGAAGAAAAAGTGACCATAACTTCCCTGATGAACCTGAAGAAAATTTACTTTATTTTATAGAAAAAAATGCGCCTACACTTCCAACATGGAAGAGAGAGTTGGTAAGAATTGTGAGAAAAGTGGCTCAATACTTTTACCCTCAGGGAATGACCAAAGTAATGAATGAAGGTTTTGCCACTTTTATGCATTACCATATAATTAATGAAATGTATGAGCAAGGGTATTTGAATGATGGATTTATGCTTGAGTTTTTGCATAGTCACTCTTCTGTAATATTCCAACCAGAATATAATAGCAAATTCTTTTCTGGCCTAAATCCATATACTTTAGGTTTTAATATTTTCATGGATATTAAAAGAATTTGCCAAGACCCTACAAGCGAAGACAAAGAATGGTTTCCAAACTTAATTGGCAAAAATTGGCTAGACGAGGTGCATTATGCCATGGAAAACTTTAGGGATGACAGTTTTGTACTTCAATACCTATCTCCTAAAGTAATTAGAGATATGCGTTTATTTACGATTGCCGATTTCGAAAATGAAGATGAATACGAAATTGAAGCAATACATAATGAGAAAGGTTATCGCAGAATTAGAGAATATTTAAGTGAACAATATAAAAGAGCACAGTTTGTTCCTGATATTCAAGTAGTAAAAGTGGATAGGTATTCAAATAGAAAGCTGCACCTACTTCACCAGATTACAAATGACAAAAGGCTTAATCCAAAAGATGCTGAAAGTACTTTAGATTATGTTCGCTATTTGTGGGAGTTTCCAGTAGAACTTATATCAAGGAATAAGCTAGGGATAAATGAAGAAGTTTATCAAAGCGAATAA
- a CDS encoding SiaB family protein kinase, whose amino-acid sequence MSMHTNSSSYLNETDGIIVSHSGVINEKVISEKGGLIREIFKDNIYLSRKIFSIYMELIQNIYYYSSEKVDINGKDYSVGSVKVVKSKSGYIIQSCNLAEKNFVDNIQKKFPVINTLNKEKLRKLKIEQRKKPQEELSKGAGIGLIQIAIISENPLKIFFQSKNHTQSYYNIHVNVDADH is encoded by the coding sequence ATGTCAATGCATACTAATAGCTCTTCTTACTTAAATGAAACCGATGGTATTATTGTGTCTCATTCAGGAGTGATAAATGAAAAGGTGATATCAGAGAAAGGAGGGTTAATTAGAGAAATATTCAAAGATAATATTTATCTGTCAAGAAAAATATTCTCTATATATATGGAGCTCATTCAAAACATCTATTACTATTCTTCTGAAAAAGTTGATATAAATGGCAAAGACTATAGTGTCGGTTCTGTAAAAGTAGTTAAAAGTAAATCTGGTTATATAATACAAAGTTGTAACCTTGCCGAAAAGAATTTTGTAGACAACATTCAGAAAAAGTTTCCAGTAATAAATACTCTGAATAAAGAAAAACTTAGAAAGCTAAAAATTGAACAAAGAAAGAAACCACAAGAAGAATTAAGTAAGGGTGCCGGCATAGGACTTATACAAATAGCTATTATTTCAGAAAATCCTTTGAAAATATTTTTTCAGTCTAAAAACCATACACAATCATATTATAATATTCATGTAAATGTTGATGCAGATCACTAA
- a CDS encoding YeaH/YhbH family protein translates to MSIIIDRRKNNKGKSHNNRQKFLKRVEGQIKRAIPDIISKESIKDSNTGGKVKVPVKGIKEYSFSHDPSSGNKKVVRPGNDKFIEGDRIPKPQGGKGSGRGKGSNSPEVTEDEFLVELSREEFLKYFFEDLELPNMVKKYMESTEDFQTKRAGYIKYGNPSKLNIKTSYQQSLARQISLRGAFLQKIKRLEEELAKTKKEERRLELLEEIETAKRHSKTIPFFEEVDLRYNNFEQVPLPTTSAVMFCVMDVSASMGYHEKDIAKRFFTLLYLFLTKSYKNVEIVFIRHHTLAKEVDEEEFFNSRESGGTVVAPSLELMHKIIKDRYDTDQWNIYCCQATDGDVWSDRDAIDCGKILERDILPIIQFMAYIEINDHDMDGALWQVYQKFRDSQHFSMRNIYDVNQIWPVFKGLFKKDIKKATA, encoded by the coding sequence ATGAGCATTATCATCGATAGGAGAAAAAATAATAAAGGAAAATCCCATAATAATCGCCAAAAGTTTCTAAAAAGAGTTGAAGGTCAGATAAAAAGGGCAATACCTGATATAATTAGCAAAGAGAGTATCAAAGACAGTAATACCGGTGGTAAAGTAAAAGTCCCTGTTAAAGGAATAAAAGAATACAGCTTCTCACATGACCCATCTTCAGGAAATAAAAAGGTTGTTAGACCTGGAAATGATAAATTTATAGAAGGAGACCGTATACCTAAACCTCAGGGAGGTAAAGGTAGCGGTCGAGGTAAAGGATCGAATAGCCCTGAAGTAACTGAAGATGAGTTCTTGGTTGAACTTTCAAGAGAAGAGTTTTTAAAGTATTTCTTTGAAGATCTTGAGCTTCCTAATATGGTAAAAAAATATATGGAAAGTACTGAAGATTTTCAAACTAAAAGAGCTGGCTACATTAAATATGGTAATCCATCTAAACTCAATATTAAAACAAGTTATCAACAGTCTCTAGCTAGACAAATCTCTTTAAGAGGAGCCTTTCTTCAAAAAATCAAACGCTTAGAAGAAGAACTTGCGAAAACTAAAAAAGAAGAGAGAAGATTAGAGTTACTCGAAGAGATTGAAACAGCCAAAAGGCATTCAAAAACAATCCCTTTCTTTGAAGAAGTAGATTTAAGATACAACAATTTTGAGCAGGTACCTCTCCCAACAACATCAGCAGTTATGTTTTGTGTTATGGACGTATCTGCTTCTATGGGATATCACGAAAAAGATATAGCCAAAAGGTTTTTTACACTGCTATATCTATTTCTAACTAAATCTTATAAAAATGTAGAGATCGTTTTTATTAGACACCACACTTTAGCAAAAGAGGTAGATGAAGAAGAGTTTTTTAACTCTAGAGAAAGTGGAGGAACAGTTGTAGCACCATCACTAGAATTAATGCACAAGATCATAAAAGATCGCTACGATACTGATCAGTGGAATATATACTGCTGCCAAGCAACTGATGGTGACGTTTGGTCTGACAGAGATGCGATTGATTGTGGGAAAATTTTAGAAAGAGACATACTTCCAATCATACAATTTATGGCTTATATTGAAATAAATGACCATGATATGGATGGAGCCCTTTGGCAAGTTTACCAGAAGTTTAGAGATAGCCAGCACTTTTCTATGAGAAACATATATGATGTAAACCAGATATGGCCTGTCTTTAAAGGACTTTTCAAAAAAGATATAAAAAAGGCAACAGCCTAA
- a CDS encoding endonuclease/exonuclease/phosphatase family protein, translated as MKKNNSAIIILIILIICVVVWFVFFKKKSTKNNTTKKEVPEQVTNQAPAEKPTYKIITWNLFNFGKSKNAQELEFIAETVRDFDVLAIQEVSTGPAGPQAVARLADILNRKGAKWDYIVSDATSGDGTERYAYIWKTSKVKLKGKPRLSKVLDKKVDREPFLAHFINKNDSFLLASFHAIPTSKKPETENSLLYLIHKNNVKQNMLFMGDFNQSEKHEAFDNLKKENYLPTITKQKTSLKMKVKNGQKLAKEYDNIFYEKDFFKIQASGIINFADSFRTLKEARKISDHIPIWIEIKVN; from the coding sequence ATGAAAAAAAATAACTCAGCTATCATAATCCTAATTATTCTAATAATTTGTGTAGTTGTATGGTTTGTTTTTTTTAAGAAAAAATCCACAAAAAATAATACCACAAAAAAAGAAGTACCTGAACAGGTAACCAACCAAGCCCCTGCTGAGAAACCTACTTATAAAATAATTACTTGGAACCTTTTCAACTTTGGTAAAAGTAAAAATGCTCAAGAACTAGAATTTATAGCTGAAACGGTTCGCGATTTTGATGTACTTGCTATACAAGAAGTTTCCACTGGCCCAGCAGGTCCCCAAGCTGTTGCCAGACTAGCAGATATATTAAATAGAAAGGGAGCCAAATGGGATTACATTGTAAGTGATGCCACATCTGGAGATGGAACGGAAAGATACGCCTACATTTGGAAAACCAGTAAAGTTAAATTGAAAGGCAAACCAAGACTTTCTAAAGTACTAGATAAAAAGGTAGATAGAGAACCTTTCTTAGCCCATTTTATCAATAAGAATGATTCATTTTTACTAGCAAGTTTTCATGCAATACCTACCTCAAAAAAACCTGAAACAGAAAACAGCTTGCTTTATCTTATCCATAAAAACAATGTTAAACAGAATATGCTATTTATGGGTGATTTTAATCAATCTGAAAAACATGAAGCATTTGATAATCTAAAAAAAGAAAATTACTTACCTACCATAACCAAACAAAAGACTAGTTTGAAAATGAAAGTGAAGAATGGGCAGAAACTGGCTAAAGAATATGATAACATTTTCTACGAGAAAGATTTCTTTAAAATTCAAGCTAGCGGTATAATAAATTTTGCAGATAGTTTCAGAACATTAAAAGAAGCAAGAAAAATTTCTGACCATATACCCATATGGATAGAAATTAAGGTAAATTAA
- a CDS encoding segregation and condensation protein A: MSDSFEVKIPLFEGPFDLLLFFIRRDELDIHDIPIAKITNDFVAYIRHLEKLNMEVASEFILVASTLMRIKAKMLLPRVEKDEEGNEIDPREDLVQHLLEYKKYKSVVGDLEQMEDGMVTREKRGNVLKEIKKLSSINDIETELQDIDLYKVLKVFQKVMFKFENKPVEIKHQVVPYPYKIETQKEVILEKLTKSEKVSFSSLIEEIPERIAVIFNFLAILELLAYNQISLILGEGFNNFWVIPIDNTTENIESN; the protein is encoded by the coding sequence ATGTCAGATTCTTTTGAAGTTAAAATCCCTCTGTTTGAAGGCCCTTTTGATCTACTTCTATTTTTTATTAGAAGAGATGAATTGGATATTCATGATATTCCAATAGCAAAAATCACAAACGATTTTGTCGCATATATCAGGCATTTAGAAAAGTTAAATATGGAAGTTGCCAGTGAGTTTATTTTGGTTGCTTCAACACTAATGAGAATTAAAGCTAAAATGCTTTTGCCTCGTGTAGAAAAAGACGAAGAAGGTAATGAAATAGATCCACGTGAAGATCTAGTGCAACATTTATTAGAGTATAAAAAATATAAATCGGTTGTAGGTGATCTGGAGCAAATGGAAGATGGTATGGTTACCAGAGAAAAACGTGGTAATGTACTTAAAGAAATTAAAAAGCTCAGTTCAATAAATGATATTGAAACCGAGCTTCAAGATATAGACTTGTACAAAGTATTAAAGGTATTTCAAAAGGTGATGTTTAAGTTTGAAAACAAACCAGTAGAAATTAAACATCAGGTGGTACCTTACCCTTATAAGATTGAGACGCAAAAAGAGGTGATTTTAGAGAAGCTAACGAAGAGTGAAAAAGTATCTTTTAGCTCTCTAATAGAAGAAATTCCAGAGAGAATAGCAGTAATATTTAATTTCTTGGCAATTTTGGAATTACTCGCCTATAATCAAATAAGTTTAATTCTTGGTGAAGGTTTTAATAATTTCTGGGTGATTCCTATAGATAATACTACAGAAAATATCGAATCAAATTAA
- a CDS encoding ABC transporter ATP-binding protein, with product MTNKENYSGKVFDAGVLSRIFQYVKPYIGWFYILVFLTVLVAALSPVRPYLIQITIDRYVAAGDVQGLINMVILMVVLIFFQAGMEFCNTYLSGWLGQNIIKDLRIKLYQHILSLKLSFFDRTAIGRLVTRNISDIETLSDVFTNGLAAIIGDLLQLVFIFAFMIYEDWKLTLVSMSVFPFMVISTYVFKEKIKYAFSDVRNAVSNLNSFVQEHITGMSIVQIFNSEKREYDKFEDINKEHLRANVKTVFYYSIYFPVAEVLGAVGTGLVVWYGAKGVIDDRVSLGVLIQFIMYISLFFRPLRQIADRFNTLQLGIVSSDRILKLLDNTDHIQNTGNKKVDHFDGNVKFENVFFAYKNNDYVLKDISFEVNPGETLAFVGATGAGKSSIINLISRFYEINKGEISIDGVPVNQYELQSLRSHIAVVLQDVFLFSDTIENNITLGNPDISREQIMEAAELVGAKEFIDRLPGGLDYNVMERGSTLSVGQRQLISFVRAIVYDPKIIILDEATSSVDSETEEMIQEAIEKLMKGRTAIVIAHRLSTIQKADQIIVLDKGKIMEKGRHEELLEQKGFYTNLYKIQYKEVI from the coding sequence ATGACTAATAAGGAAAACTACAGTGGAAAAGTTTTTGATGCCGGGGTTTTAAGTAGAATCTTCCAATATGTAAAGCCTTATATAGGTTGGTTTTACATACTGGTTTTCTTAACCGTTTTGGTTGCTGCCCTGTCACCAGTAAGACCTTACCTAATACAAATAACAATAGATAGATATGTAGCAGCAGGAGATGTACAAGGTTTAATAAATATGGTAATCCTCATGGTTGTACTCATATTTTTTCAGGCTGGTATGGAATTTTGCAACACATATCTTTCTGGCTGGTTAGGTCAAAACATTATTAAAGACCTCAGGATAAAACTTTACCAACATATACTCAGCTTAAAACTCAGCTTTTTTGATCGTACAGCAATTGGCAGATTGGTAACCAGAAATATTTCTGATATTGAAACATTATCTGATGTTTTTACAAATGGCTTAGCTGCTATAATCGGAGATTTACTTCAATTGGTGTTCATTTTTGCTTTTATGATTTACGAAGATTGGAAACTCACACTTGTAAGTATGTCTGTTTTTCCATTTATGGTAATATCAACTTATGTATTTAAAGAAAAAATTAAATATGCTTTTAGTGATGTTAGAAATGCAGTTTCTAATTTAAACTCATTTGTACAAGAGCACATAACAGGTATGAGCATTGTACAAATTTTTAATAGCGAAAAGCGTGAATACGATAAGTTTGAAGATATAAATAAAGAACATTTAAGAGCAAATGTTAAAACGGTATTTTATTACTCCATTTACTTTCCAGTAGCTGAGGTTCTAGGCGCAGTCGGTACAGGCTTAGTTGTTTGGTATGGAGCTAAAGGAGTAATTGATGATAGAGTAAGTTTAGGTGTACTTATTCAGTTTATCATGTACATCAGTTTGTTTTTTAGGCCACTAAGACAAATTGCTGATAGATTTAATACATTACAATTAGGTATAGTAAGTTCAGATAGAATTTTAAAGTTATTAGACAACACGGATCATATTCAGAATACAGGCAACAAAAAAGTTGATCATTTTGATGGAAATGTGAAATTTGAAAATGTATTCTTTGCCTATAAAAACAATGATTATGTTTTAAAAGATATTTCTTTTGAAGTAAATCCTGGAGAAACGCTAGCATTTGTTGGTGCTACTGGCGCAGGCAAATCTTCTATTATTAATCTAATTTCTCGTTTTTATGAGATTAATAAAGGAGAAATTTCTATTGATGGCGTTCCTGTTAATCAGTATGAATTACAAAGTTTAAGAAGCCACATAGCAGTTGTTTTACAAGATGTTTTCCTTTTTTCAGATACCATTGAAAACAACATTACTCTAGGTAACCCAGATATTAGTAGAGAACAAATAATGGAAGCGGCTGAGCTTGTTGGCGCTAAAGAATTTATAGATAGACTTCCGGGAGGTTTAGATTATAATGTAATGGAAAGAGGCTCAACGCTTTCAGTAGGACAAAGACAATTGATTTCATTTGTAAGAGCTATTGTTTATGATCCTAAAATTATCATTCTTGATGAAGCTACCTCTTCTGTAGATAGCGAAACAGAAGAAATGATTCAGGAAGCAATAGAAAAGTTGATGAAAGGAAGAACAGCCATTGTAATTGCTCACAGACTTTCAACTATTCAAAAAGCAGATCAGATAATTGTGTTGGATAAAGGGAAAATAATGGAAAAAGGTAGACATGAAGAATTGCTAGAACAAAAAGGTTTTTATACTAATCTTTACAAGATTCAGTATAAAGAAGTGATATGA
- a CDS encoding PrkA family serine protein kinase — translation MSVLDKIKTNYSTSINEMSVSEYLDICKKDSSAFSKPAERILKAIGEPEFIDTKEDPKLSRIFSNKTIKVYPAFKEFYGMETTIEQIVSYFRHSAQGLEEKKQILYLMGPVGGGKSSLAEKLKDLMQHMPIYVLKAQNYLSPVYESPLGLFADYRAEIEEEYGIPGRYIPACMSPWASKRLKEFNGDVNKFKVVKLYPSIQNQIAVAKTEPGDENNQDISTLVGKVDIRKLADFQQSDPDAYSYTGGLCLANQGILEFVEMFKAPIKVLNPMLTATQENNYKGTEPIGAIPYDGIILAHSNESEWAKFTNDKKNEAFLDRIYKVQVPYCLRVSEEVKIYEKLIRESSLREAICAPKTLLMLSEFSVLTRMKEPENSNVYSKLRVYNGETLKETDPNAKSLQEYKDEAGINEGMTGISTRFAFKVLSKVFNYDNEEIAANPVHLLYVLEQEVVKMQLDKDTEDRYLYYIKSILASKYAEFIADEIQKAYIESYQTYGQNLFEKYVIYADYWMQRNDYRDPDSGEILDRRVLNEELEKIEKPAGIANPKDFRSEVTNFTLRYKANNGGKMPRWDSYEKIKTVIEKKIFTNTEDLLPIISFNVKSSQDDEKKHKDFLKRMKDRGYTQRQIRILVDWFMRVRKTMS, via the coding sequence ATGAGTGTATTAGATAAAATAAAAACAAATTACAGTACCTCAATAAATGAGATGAGCGTGTCTGAGTATCTTGACATTTGCAAAAAGGATAGCTCTGCTTTTTCAAAACCAGCTGAAAGAATACTAAAAGCGATAGGTGAACCTGAATTTATCGACACTAAAGAAGATCCTAAACTCAGTAGAATTTTCTCGAATAAAACAATTAAGGTCTACCCTGCTTTTAAGGAGTTTTATGGAATGGAAACTACCATAGAACAAATAGTTTCTTATTTTAGGCATTCAGCACAAGGTCTTGAAGAGAAAAAGCAAATTCTTTATCTAATGGGTCCAGTGGGAGGAGGAAAAAGTTCTTTAGCAGAAAAACTAAAGGATTTAATGCAGCATATGCCAATATATGTACTAAAAGCTCAAAATTATTTAAGTCCTGTATATGAAAGTCCACTCGGTTTATTTGCAGACTATCGCGCCGAGATTGAAGAGGAATATGGTATTCCTGGCAGATATATTCCTGCTTGCATGAGTCCATGGGCATCTAAAAGGTTAAAAGAATTTAATGGCGATGTAAACAAGTTTAAGGTAGTTAAACTGTATCCATCTATACAAAATCAAATTGCTGTTGCCAAAACAGAACCTGGTGATGAAAACAATCAAGATATTTCTACCTTGGTAGGTAAAGTAGACATTAGAAAACTTGCAGATTTTCAGCAAAGTGACCCTGATGCTTATTCTTATACCGGTGGTTTATGTCTTGCAAACCAAGGTATACTTGAGTTTGTAGAGATGTTTAAAGCTCCTATTAAGGTGTTAAACCCAATGTTGACTGCCACTCAGGAAAATAATTATAAAGGTACAGAGCCTATTGGAGCAATTCCTTACGATGGAATTATATTGGCACACTCAAATGAGTCTGAATGGGCCAAGTTCACTAATGATAAGAAAAACGAAGCTTTTCTTGATAGGATTTATAAAGTACAAGTACCTTATTGCTTAAGAGTAAGTGAAGAAGTTAAGATTTATGAAAAACTCATTCGCGAAAGCTCATTAAGAGAAGCTATATGTGCGCCAAAAACCTTATTAATGCTTTCTGAGTTTTCTGTATTAACTCGTATGAAAGAGCCAGAAAATTCTAATGTTTACTCTAAACTGAGAGTTTACAATGGCGAAACCCTAAAAGAAACTGATCCAAATGCAAAATCATTACAAGAATATAAAGATGAAGCAGGGATTAACGAAGGGATGACTGGTATCTCTACCAGATTTGCTTTTAAAGTATTATCTAAAGTTTTTAATTACGATAACGAAGAAATTGCAGCAAACCCAGTTCACTTGCTTTATGTACTTGAGCAGGAAGTTGTAAAAATGCAATTAGATAAAGATACAGAAGATCGATATCTATATTATATCAAATCAATTTTGGCTAGTAAGTATGCTGAATTTATAGCTGATGAAATTCAAAAAGCATATATAGAATCTTACCAAACTTATGGTCAAAACCTATTTGAAAAATATGTAATCTACGCAGACTACTGGATGCAGAGAAACGATTATAGAGATCCTGATTCTGGTGAAATTCTGGATAGAAGAGTGCTTAACGAAGAACTCGAGAAAATTGAAAAACCTGCTGGCATTGCTAATCCAAAAGATTTTAGATCTGAAGTTACCAATTTTACTCTTCGCTACAAAGCAAACAATGGAGGTAAAATGCCACGGTGGGACTCTTACGAAAAGATTAAAACTGTAATTGAAAAGAAAATCTTTACAAACACAGAGGATCTTTTACCAATCATATCATTTAATGTAAAATCTTCTCAAGACGATGAGAAAAAACATAAAGATTTCCTAAAAAGAATGAAAGACAGAGGTTACACCCAACGCCAAATTAGAATTTTGGTAGACTGGTTTATGCGTGTAAGAAAAACAATGTCTTAA
- a CDS encoding DUF4332 domain-containing protein — protein MSKKITDIEGIGPAFAEKLAKANIRSVEKLLEAGANKSGRKNIANSSGVDEGKVLDWVNMADLFRVKGIAGQFAELLKASGVDTIKELRNRNAENLHAKLAEVNAEKKLTRVVPSLTMVEKFIEQAKALDPKVTY, from the coding sequence ATGTCAAAGAAGATAACTGATATTGAAGGTATAGGTCCTGCTTTTGCAGAAAAATTAGCAAAAGCTAACATTCGTTCTGTAGAAAAATTATTAGAGGCAGGTGCTAACAAAAGCGGAAGAAAAAATATCGCAAATTCTAGTGGGGTAGACGAAGGTAAAGTGCTTGATTGGGTAAATATGGCAGATTTGTTTAGAGTAAAGGGTATTGCAGGGCAATTTGCTGAATTATTAAAAGCTTCTGGTGTAGATACAATTAAAGAATTAAGAAATAGAAATGCAGAAAACCTTCATGCTAAATTAGCTGAAGTTAATGCTGAAAAAAAATTAACAAGAGTAGTACCTAGCCTAACAATGGTTGAAAAATTTATTGAGCAGGCAAAAGCTTTAGATCCAAAAGTTACTTATTAA
- a CDS encoding DUF937 domain-containing protein — MIEDILSQVKGDLLKDAISKYGLTETKAEQSVDVAKDTITEGFQNELKAGNISGLLSLFQGKTEILKNPIVLGLINQYAGKLISQLGLSTQAAEGISKFAIPFIVNQLTNKTAQENMDEGSLVEMLGKGLGDDILNQVKGNLPGGLGDALGGFFK; from the coding sequence ATGATAGAAGATATTTTGTCACAAGTAAAAGGTGACTTACTAAAAGATGCTATATCTAAATATGGCTTGACTGAAACTAAAGCAGAACAGTCTGTTGACGTTGCAAAAGACACTATTACTGAAGGGTTTCAAAATGAATTAAAGGCTGGTAATATATCTGGCTTACTTAGTTTATTTCAGGGCAAAACGGAAATTCTTAAAAACCCTATTGTTCTAGGTTTAATTAATCAATATGCTGGTAAACTAATCAGCCAATTAGGCTTGTCCACTCAAGCTGCAGAAGGTATAAGTAAATTTGCAATCCCTTTTATAGTAAATCAACTTACGAATAAAACCGCTCAGGAAAATATGGATGAAGGAAGTCTAGTAGAGATGCTAGGGAAAGGTTTAGGGGATGATATATTAAATCAGGTTAAAGGCAACTTGCCGGGTGGGTTAGGAGATGCGCTTGGAGGATTTTTTAAATAA
- a CDS encoding Glu/Leu/Phe/Val dehydrogenase dimerization domain-containing protein, giving the protein MITEEKKGNSVFEQIAELGHEQVVFCHDESTGLKAIIGVHNTILGPAIGGTRMWVYEDESQALKDVLRLSRGMTFKNAVAGLNAGGGKAVIIGDARKHKSEALLRAFGNFIENLNGKYITAEDVGMTSRDMEYIHMQTKYVSGLPDYLGGLGDPSPFTAYGTYMGMKAAAKVAYGSDSLAGKKVAVQGVGAVGKILIDYLKKEKCIIYASDFYEDRLKEVTKQFNIEGVRLDEIYDIDVDIYSPCALGATINDNSLDRLKCDIIAGCANNQLEDEVKHGDKCVEKGVIYAPDFVVNSGGVINVYAEYIGKDVNWTTAYTEMIYDKSLSILEAAHSQKKNSQVVAMEVAMDRINSIRGIHY; this is encoded by the coding sequence ATGATAACAGAAGAAAAAAAAGGAAATAGCGTATTTGAACAGATAGCAGAGTTAGGACATGAGCAAGTAGTTTTTTGTCATGATGAGTCTACAGGTTTAAAAGCTATTATTGGAGTACATAATACTATATTGGGGCCTGCCATTGGTGGTACCAGAATGTGGGTTTATGAGGATGAAAGTCAAGCATTAAAAGATGTATTAAGACTTTCTAGAGGGATGACATTTAAAAATGCAGTTGCTGGTTTAAATGCTGGTGGAGGTAAAGCTGTAATTATTGGCGATGCCAGAAAACATAAATCTGAAGCATTATTGAGAGCTTTTGGGAATTTTATTGAAAACCTCAATGGCAAATATATTACAGCAGAAGATGTTGGAATGACCTCTCGCGATATGGAATACATCCATATGCAAACCAAATATGTTTCTGGTTTACCAGATTACTTGGGTGGTTTAGGAGATCCTTCTCCATTTACAGCTTATGGCACATATATGGGTATGAAAGCGGCTGCCAAAGTAGCTTATGGAAGTGATAGTCTCGCTGGAAAAAAAGTAGCAGTACAAGGTGTAGGTGCTGTTGGTAAAATCTTAATCGACTATTTGAAGAAGGAAAAATGTATTATTTATGCTTCTGATTTCTATGAAGATAGATTGAAAGAAGTAACAAAGCAATTTAATATTGAAGGAGTAAGGTTAGATGAAATTTATGATATAGATGTAGATATCTATTCTCCTTGTGCGTTGGGAGCTACAATTAATGACAATTCTCTCGACAGGTTAAAATGTGATATTATTGCAGGTTGTGCTAATAATCAGCTTGAAGACGAAGTAAAACATGGAGATAAGTGTGTAGAAAAAGGTGTGATTTACGCACCTGACTTTGTGGTAAACTCTGGAGGAGTTATAAATGTATATGCCGAATATATTGGCAAAGATGTAAATTGGACTACTGCTTATACAGAAATGATTTATGATAAATCACTTTCAATTCTGGAAGCAGCTCATAGCCAGAAAAAGAATTCCCAAGTTGTTGCTATGGAAGTGGCAATGGATAGAATTAACAGTATAAGAGGTATTCATTATTAA